A window of the Lolium perenne isolate Kyuss_39 chromosome 7, Kyuss_2.0, whole genome shotgun sequence genome harbors these coding sequences:
- the LOC139833573 gene encoding uncharacterized protein codes for MAIARSMINAKGMSNYLWGEAVLTAIFVLNQSFTRSVSDMTPYEAAHSKEETTTVNMPFITEYLVHRTDVLAAASPRPATGFQGGQPMITCGKQGIVQPNKQLDDYVLDRGSEELLLTAGDPCTLAEAEKEKVWQCVMIEELASIEENNTWSLVDPVPGHRLIGMRLVYKLKDSNGAIVNHKARLVGKGYVQQQGIDFKEVFAPVARLESVWLMLSLSARRSWAVHHMDDKDDISISQMAYADKLLELAGMGGCNTSASLMEARLKLSKRNTMAETDATTYRSIIDSLRYLVHK; via the exons ATGGCGATAGCGAGGAGCATGATCAATGCCAAGGGAATGTCGAACTACTTATGGGGCGAGGCCGTGCTCACCGCGATCTTCGTCCTGAACCAATCGTTCACGCGGAGTGTCTCCGACATGACTCCGTACGAGGCTGCGCAC AGCAAGGAGGAGACCACGACGGTCAACATGCCATTCATCACTGAGTACCTTGTGCATCGCACCGATGTGCTGGCAGCTGCCAGCCCTAGACCGGCAACTGGAT TTCAAGGTGGACAACCGATGATCACATGTGGAAAGCAAGGTATCGTCCAACCTAACAAGCAACTTGATGACTATGTCCTCGACAGGGGCAGCGAGGAGCTGCTCCTGACTGCAGGTGATCCATGCACGCTAGCAgaggctgagaaggagaaggtgtgGCAGTGCGTCATGATAGAAGAACTGGCTTCCATCGAGGAGAACAATACATGGTCCCTCGTCGATCCTGTGCCAGGACATCGGCTGATCGGCATGAGGTTGGTGTACAAGCTCAAGGACTCGAACGGTGCCATCGTCAATCACAAGGCGCGCCTCGTAGGCAAGGGCTATGTGCAGCAGCAAGGCATCGACTTCAAGGAGGTCTTCGCGCCTGTCGCACGGTTGGAGTCCGTGTGGCTCATGCTCTCACTCTCCGCCCGCCGCAGCTGGGCGGTGCATCACATGGAT GACAAGGACGACATCTCCATCTCACAGATGGCTTACGCTGACAAGCTCCTCGAGCTGGCCGGGATGGGTGGCTGCAACACAAGCGCGTCCCTGATGGAGGCAAGGCTCAAGCTGAGCAAGCGGAACACAATGGCAGAAACGGACGCCACGACATATAGGAGCATCATCGACAGTCTGCGGTACTTGGTGCACAAATGA